The sequence AGTTGAACCCAAAGAAACAGAAGAAGTTCAGGAGTAAGATATGGCATTTCAGAGTAGAAAAAAATTCTGTTATTTTAAAGAAAATAGCATTACCGAAGTTGATTACAAAGATGTGAAATTGTTGAGAAGGTTTATCACAGATCAGGGTAAAATCATGC is a genomic window of Candidatus Neomarinimicrobiota bacterium containing:
- a CDS encoding 30S ribosomal protein S18 — encoded protein: MAFQSRKKFCYFKENSITEVDYKDVKLLRRFITDQGKIMPRRVTGTSAKMHRKLVRAIKQARNIALMPYTNVSTEN